A stretch of the Phycisphaerae bacterium genome encodes the following:
- a CDS encoding slipin family protein, producing the protein MDHPWLLTAPAILLVLIALLAVRIALQWDRAVILRLGRFHRLGGPGVFWLVPIVDRVARLVDMRVRATDFQAESTLTRDTVPVNVDAICFWHVWDAQKAVLEVESYYRAIVLSAQTALRDTIGRHTLAEMLTEREALGKALQEVMDAKSNPWGITVQSVEIRDVIIPQALEDAMSKQAQAERERQARIILSTAETEIASKFIDAARPYQDNPVAVHLRAMNMLYEGLKDKGSIIVVPSSAVDSMNLGAIGGLANLVEHKKGAASLPAE; encoded by the coding sequence ATGGATCACCCTTGGCTGCTGACCGCTCCGGCGATCCTGCTGGTTCTGATCGCGCTGTTGGCCGTGCGGATCGCTCTGCAATGGGACCGTGCGGTCATTCTCAGGCTGGGCCGATTCCATCGCCTGGGCGGGCCCGGCGTCTTCTGGCTGGTCCCGATCGTGGACCGTGTTGCCAGGTTGGTGGACATGCGCGTTCGGGCGACGGATTTTCAGGCCGAAAGCACCCTGACGCGTGACACCGTGCCGGTGAACGTGGACGCGATCTGTTTCTGGCACGTCTGGGACGCACAGAAAGCGGTGCTCGAGGTGGAGAGCTACTACCGGGCGATCGTCCTGTCCGCCCAGACGGCCCTGCGGGATACCATCGGCCGCCACACCCTGGCGGAGATGCTCACTGAGCGCGAAGCCCTGGGCAAAGCCCTCCAGGAAGTCATGGACGCCAAGAGCAACCCCTGGGGTATCACCGTCCAGTCGGTCGAAATCCGTGACGTGATCATCCCTCAGGCACTCGAGGATGCGATGAGCAAGCAGGCCCAGGCTGAACGGGAGCGTCAGGCCCGCATCATCCTCAGCACCGCGGAAACCGAGATTGCCAGCAAGTTCATCGACGCGGCCCGACCCTACCAGGACAACCCCGTGGCCGTTCACCTGCGAGCCATGAACATGTTGTACGAGGGGCTCAAGGACAAGGGCTCGATCATCGTAGTGCCGAGTTCCGCGGTCGACAGCATGAACCTCGGCGCGATCGGTGGTCTGGCCAACCTGGTCGAACATAAGAAGGGCGCCGCTTCGCTTCCCGCCGAGTAG